The region TATATTTGCAATTGAAACAGTTAAATCTGTGCTTCCTCCATCCACTATGATTAATTCAAAATCATATGACCAGGCATTTAAATCAGCGATGAGAAGAGGTAGGTGAATTGCTTCATTTAAAGTTGGTATGATGACGCTGAGAGTAGGAAACTTTTGTAATCTAGCCATGGCGACAAATCCATAATATTATCCAAATCATTTTTAGTTTGAAGAAGTTGATAATTGATTTTATTTGAGGATGCTAATTGAATTGTTTGTTGGAGGACTTTATCTGTTCCCCAACTTATACCAGAAAATGGCCAGGAACATAAAGGATTTAAAAGTTTATGAGATAATCCTATAAGCCAATATCCGCCGTCGCTTGAAGGGCCTAAAACCATTTCTTTCTCATTAAGTATATGGATGGCTTGAATTAATTCAAAATGCGAAATTGATGGTAAATCCGTTCCAATTAATAAGATAGGATTTCTATTTTTGTGAGAAATATTGTTTTCAGAATGAGTTTTTAAAAACTGTCTTTTCATTTTTGTTCCTAGATTCCCATGCCCTTGAATTGCTATTGTTTTGACTTTATTTAATAAGGCCCATTTTCTTGCGGCTTTCAGACCAATTCCATCGATGGCAACTTTTATTTCTGCGAGGCCTTTTTTTTGAATTCCTTTGGCTACATTGATTGTGTG is a window of Prochlorococcus marinus str. MIT 0917 DNA encoding:
- a CDS encoding TIGR04282 family arsenosugar biosynthesis glycosyltransferase: MDIVKSKAATIKKFNKSTKPTIVLMTRWHATYRCKSRLSKDIGAFKAAKIQEKLTNHTINVAKGIQKKGLAEIKVAIDGIGLKAARKWALLNKVKTIAIQGHGNLGTKMKRQFLKTHSENNISHKNRNPILLIGTDLPSISHFELIQAIHILNEKEMVLGPSSDGGYWLIGLSHKLLNPLCSWPFSGISWGTDKVLQQTIQLASSNKINYQLLQTKNDLDNIMDLSPWLDYKSFLLSASSYQL